From Epinephelus lanceolatus isolate andai-2023 chromosome 2, ASM4190304v1, whole genome shotgun sequence, one genomic window encodes:
- the LOC117259970 gene encoding retinol dehydrogenase 13, with product MQNYAETVREFVERHALGLTAAVVAGAGVLALRRWMAGGVCRSKVRLDGKTVLITGANTGIGKETALDMAKRGARVILACRDMTRARIAADDIRQQSGNGNVVVKKLDLASLQSVRDLAKDVQENEQRLDILINNAGIMMCPKWKTEDGFEMQFGVNHLGHFLLTNCLLDLLKKSTPSRVVIVSSLAHEKGRIHFDDINLDKDYKRQDSYRQSKLANVLFCRELAKRLQGTGVTVYSLHPGVINTELGRHLFPTLALWQKMVAAPFMMMIKTPREGAQTTIYCAVDEKEANASGLYYSDCAPKTPAPQALDDVAAKKLWDLSASMVGLA from the exons ATGCAGAACTAcgcagagacagtcagagagttTGTGGAGAGGCACGCCTTGGGTttaactgctgctgttgttgcag GGGCAGGCGTGCTGGCCTTGCGCAGGTGGATGGCTGGGGGAGTGTGTCGGAGCAAGGTCAGGCTGGATGGGAAAACAGTCCTCATCACAGGAGCCAACACTGGCATTGGGAAAGAGACGGCCCTGGATATGGCCAAGCGGG GAGCCAGAGTGATCCTCGCCTGCAGAGACATGACCAGAGCCCGCATTGCAGCTGACGATATCCGGCAGCAGAGTGGAAACGGCAATGTGGTGGTAAAGAAACTGGACCTGGCCTCGCTGCAGTCTGTCAGGGACCTGGCCAAAGATGTGCAGGAGAATGAGCAACGTTTGGACATCCTCATCAACAATGCAG GTATCATGATGTGTCCTAAGTGGAAGACTGAAGATGGCTTTGAAATGCAGTTTGGTGTCAACCACCTGGGACATTTTCTCCTCACCAACTGTCTCCTTGATCTGCTCAAGAAGTCAACTCCAAGTCGCGTCGTCATTGTCTCCAGCCTGGCACACGAGAAAG GCCGTATACACTTTGATGACATCAACCTTGATAAAGACTACAAACGCCAGGACAGCTACCGCCAAAGCAAGTTGGCTAATGTGCTCTTCTGCAGAGAGCTGGCTAAGAGACTACAAG GCACTGGTGTGACAGTTTACAGTCTTCACCCTGGGGTCATTAACACCGAGTTAGGCCGCCACTTGTTCCCTACTTTAGCTCTGTGGCAGAAGATGGTAGCAGCGCCATTTATGATGATGATCAAAACTCCCAGGGAAGGAGCTCAGACCACCATCTACTGCGCTGTGGACGAGAAAGAGGCAAACGCCAGCGGCCTCTACTACAG TGACTGTGCACCCAAAACGCCGGCCCCACAGGCCCTGGATGATGTTGCAGCCAAAAAACTGTGGGACCTCAGTGCCTCCATGGTTGGTCTGGCTTAA